The following proteins are co-located in the Myxocyprinus asiaticus isolate MX2 ecotype Aquarium Trade chromosome 44, UBuf_Myxa_2, whole genome shotgun sequence genome:
- the tmem14cb gene encoding transmembrane protein 14Cb, translating to MSVDWLGYGYAALITIGGIIGYAKAGSLMSLVAGLLFGIAAFVGASQMSKNDRNIWVSLGTSGSLTSVMGVRFLSSWKIMPAGLMAGASLLMFLRIGMKVLQTSQKKKR from the exons ATGTCTGTGGATTGGTTAGGTTATGGTTATGCAGCTCTTATAACAATAGGAGGGATTATTGGTTATGCTAAAGCAG GTAGTTTAATGTCTTTGGTCGCTGGGCTGCTGTTCGGCATTGCAGCATTTGTTGGAGCTTCTCAGATGTCAAAGAATGACAGAAATATCTGGGTTTCACTGG GCACCTCTGGATCTCTGACATCTGTAATGGGAGTGAGATTTCTGAGTTCATGGAAGATAATGCCAGCTGGACTCATGGCAGGAGCAAG tttGTTAATGTTCCTCAGGATAGGTATGAAAGTGTTACAGACTTCACAAAAGAAGAAAAGATGA
- the LOC127434442 gene encoding p21-activated protein kinase-interacting protein 1-like: MGDHVELVAGCYEQIVFGYHVCEGEEEWTLEPKFTHHAHTASLTAVASNNQFIATGSKDETIQLYDMSKKTEHGALLHHNGTISCLEFYSSSHLLSGGEDGLICVWNTKKWECLKSIKAHKGHVTSLSIHPSGKLALSVGTDKTLRTWNLIEGRSAFIKNIKQNAEIVLWSPDGEKYAVVLKDRVDIYNLESATVMGTIAFQKRISCLKFLKNTLLAVAGDDESVRVYDVTSQKCVCAFKAHENRVKAIQSFMKDDFCVLVTASNDGFIKMWKLNLENLATPSMLGQVNTTARLSCLSVWIPGEEKETPAKLSAQPATSKTVAESPMPAKGKRVRITGEEVIVVEESNTMKKGKKTKRQKVQ, encoded by the exons ATGGGGGATCATGTTGAGTTGGTCGCTGGCTGTTATGAGCAGATAGTTTTTGGTTATCATGTATGCGAAGGTGAAGAG GAGTGGACACTTGAGCCCAAATTTACACACCATGCACACACAGCATCACTGACTGCGGTTGCATCCAATAATCAATTCATCGCCACTGGAAGCAAAGATGAAACCATTCAGTTATATGACATGAGCAAGAAAACTGAGCATGGAGCCTTGTTGCACCATAATG GTACCATCTCGTGTCTGGAGTTCTATAGCTCGTCACATTTACTCAGCGGAGGAGAAGATGGTCTTATCTGTGTGTGGAACACCAAAAAATGGGAATGTCTAAAATCCATCAAAGCTCATAA GGGTCATGTTACATCACTGTCCATACACCCGTCTGGGAAACTGGCACTCTCTGTCGGAACAGACAAGACTCTACG AACGTGGAATCTAATTGAAGGGCGGTCAGCCTTcatcaaaaatataaaacaaa ATGCAGAAATAGTGTTGTGGTCACCCGATGGAGAGAAATACGCAGTAGTTCTGAAAGACAGAGTGGACATATACAACCTGGAGTCTGCCACAGTCATGGGAACCATAGCATTCCAAAAAAGGATTTCATGTCTCAAGTTTCTCAAG AATACACTCTTGGCTGTGGCGGGGGATGACGAAAGTGTGCGTGTATATGACGTTACCTCACAGAAGTGTGTTTGTGCATTCAAAGCACACGAGAACAG AGTAAAAGCCATTCAGAGCTTCATGAAGGATGATTTCTGTGTCCTTGTTACAGCTTCAAATGATGGATTCATTAAGATGTGGAAGCTTAATCTTGAG AATCTGGCCACCCCTTCCATGCTTGGACAGGTGAACACCACTGCCAGACTCTCCTGTCTATCTGTCTGGATACctggagaagagaaagagaccCCCGCCAAACTATCTGCCCAGCCTGCAACCTCTAAGA CTGTTGCGGAGTCCCCTATGCCAGCCAAAGGTAAAAGGGTGAGGATCACAGGTGAGGAGGTGATTGTAGTGGAGGAAAGCAACACcatgaaaaaaggaaaaaagacaaaaagacaaaaagtgcaataa